CTCCCAGAATAAGCCCGGCTACGGCGCTGCCGACACCTAAATACCGACGAGCTGCGTTTAACTCCCCGCATTGTACGTCCTTTGCGCTGCATTTGAGCCTTGTATGCCCAACCAAGATTTGCACCTCCGAAGCGTCGACGTGGTTCGCTACGTGACGCCGTTGCGCGAAGGCGGTTCGCTGCCCGCGCTGGTTGAAGCCGACGACGGCTTTATGTATGTGCTGAAATTTCGGGGGGCAGGCCAAGGCACCAAGGCGCTGATTGCCGAGCTGATTGTGGGCGAACTGGCGCGGGCGCTGGGTTTGCGTATGCCCGAACTGGTCTTTTGCCAGCTCGACGAAGCCTTTGGTCGCACCGAGCCGGATGAGGAAATTCAGGACCTGTTGCGCTTTAGCACGGGGCTGAACCTAGGGCTGCACTTTCTGGCCGGCGCCAGCACCTATGATCCGCTGGTAAACACGCTCGACGCAACAATGGCCTCACAGGTGGTGTGGCTCGATTGCCTTACACTGAACGTTGACCGTACCGCACGCAACACCAACATGCTGATGTGGCACAAGGAGCTGTGGCTGATCGACCACGGAGCGGCCCTTTACGTGCACCACACCGGGCCGGGTTGGGCCGACGTACCGCGCCGTTCCTTTCCGCAGATAAAGGATCATGTACTGCTGCCGCAGGCTACGCAGCTGGCAGCAGTAGATGGAGAGTGCCGGCGGCTGCTCACCGCCGAACGCCTGCGGGCCATTGTGGCGCTGGTACCCGATGATTGGCTGAACGAACCCGACCTCAGCCCCGATGAGCAGCGCAGCGCCTACGTGCGGTTCCTGGAGAACCGCCTGGCCGCATCCGAAACCTTTGTTCAGGAAGCCGAGAATGCCCGACAAGCACTTGTTTGAGTACGCCGTGCTGCGCGTGGTACCGCGCGTAGAGCGCGAAGAGTTTTTGAACGTCGGCGTGATTGTGTATTGCCGTTCGCAGGGGTTTCTAGCCTGCCGCTTCGAGGTGCCGGAGGCGCGCCTGCGGGCTTTTGCCGCGGCCGAGCTCGACCTGGCCGATGTGGCCGAGCGGCTGCGCTCGTTTGAGCGCATTTGCCGCGGCCGCAAGGAGGGAGGGCCAATTGGGCAAATGGGCGTGGCCGAACGGTTTCGTTGGCTTACCGCTACGCGCAGCACGATCATCCAAACGTCGGCGGTGCACCCCGGCATGTGTACTGATGCCGGCGTTGCCCTCGACCGGCTGTACGCGCAGCTGGTGGGCTAGCGCCCTAGGTGCTTAGCAGGCGTCGGGGGTGTGGCCAGCGCG
The sequence above is drawn from the Hymenobacter sp. YIM 151858-1 genome and encodes:
- a CDS encoding HipA family kinase, with the protein product MPNQDLHLRSVDVVRYVTPLREGGSLPALVEADDGFMYVLKFRGAGQGTKALIAELIVGELARALGLRMPELVFCQLDEAFGRTEPDEEIQDLLRFSTGLNLGLHFLAGASTYDPLVNTLDATMASQVVWLDCLTLNVDRTARNTNMLMWHKELWLIDHGAALYVHHTGPGWADVPRRSFPQIKDHVLLPQATQLAAVDGECRRLLTAERLRAIVALVPDDWLNEPDLSPDEQRSAYVRFLENRLAASETFVQEAENARQALV
- a CDS encoding DUF3037 domain-containing protein encodes the protein MPDKHLFEYAVLRVVPRVEREEFLNVGVIVYCRSQGFLACRFEVPEARLRAFAAAELDLADVAERLRSFERICRGRKEGGPIGQMGVAERFRWLTATRSTIIQTSAVHPGMCTDAGVALDRLYAQLVG